The DNA region GCGTGTTCAGTGAGTCGATAACCATTTCTATCAGTGATTAACTACTGTCGATGCCGCTGTTTACGGTATTCGCCCGCTGCCGGCTCCCCTTTGGCACAATCGTTGCTCAAGCATGGTGCGGGCAATCGTTCTGACTGCTCTGTGCCGGCGTAGGCACCGACAGAACGATCCGTTGAGTCTCGCGGAGAGATGAATAATGGCATCTAAGACAATGACCATAGCGGCGATTGCTGCGGTGCTCTTGGCCTGTTCAGCGAAGGCCCGCGCCGATGCCGACCCCCCTGCCGCCGGGGCCTTCACGCTGGTCATCATGCCCGACACGCAGAGCTATACACAGCATGACACCGGCCTTCTTTACGCCCAGACGCAGTGGATCGCCGATCACGTCACGAGCAACGCCATCGCCGGCGTCATCCAGGTCGGCGACCTGACCCAGAACAACTACAGCACCGAGTGGGCGACCGTCCGCGGCGCCATGGACAGCCTCAACGGCGTCGTGCCGTACGTGCTAAGCACCGGCAACCACGACTACGGCCCCTGCGGCGATTCCTCCACGCGAAACACGACCTTCAACTCGGCGGCCTACTTTGGCGACGGCACGCCCTACGCCACGCAGGCCTCCATCGGCGGGTTCTTCGAAAGCGGCAAGACCGACAACAGCTACAGCACGTTCACTGCCGCCGGCAAGGAGTGGATCGTCCTGTCGCTGGAGTTCGCCCCGCGCGATTCGGTGGTGGCCTGGGCCGACCAGGTGCTGACCGCTCATCCCGACGCCAAGGCGATCATCACCACGCACGCGTATCTGGACTCGACCGAGCTGCGCTACGACTGGGACGCCTACGGCGCCGCGCAGGAGGCCTCGCCGCGAAGCTATGGCCTGGCCGCCTTGGGCGGCGGCGCTAACGACGGGCAGGACCTGTGGGACTCGCTGGTCTCCAAGCACAATGTCGCGTTCGTCTTCAGCGGCCACGCCCTCGGCGATGGCGCCGCCCGCAACAGTGTCGTGAACGACACGGGCACGACCACGCACGAGATCATGGCCAACTTTCAGGACGGCGTGACCGGCTCGACCAACGGCGGCAACGGCTACCTGAGGTTGGTCGAGATCGTCTCGGCCGACATCGACATCGTCCACGTGCGGACGTACTCGCCCTCGCTCGACGCGTACCTGACGGGTCCGCAGCAGGACTTCCTGCTCATGCCGACGGTGGACACACAGGGCAAACTCAGCCCGCAGGTAGTGATCGACCAGGCGCCCGTGCTGTACCACCGGCTGTCAGCCGAGAGCGGCTCGGGCGTGACCAACTATGGATCGGGCGGCGCCTCGCTGAACGCCGCGTACAGCGGCTCGGGGAACGCGTCGCAGTTTGACGGCAGCGAGGTTGTCGTGACCGATTCGCCCGTTGCCGCGATGTCGCAGTGGTCGGTATCGGCCTGGGTGCGGTCCGCCAGCGCCGCCGGGGCTCAGACGGTCTTCAGCACCGGCAGCGGCGCGTGGAACGACGCGGTGCTTCTGGGCCTTTCGCCCGACGCAAGCACGGCCGCCGATCGCTGGGCCGTCATTCACCAGGACGACCAGACGCACCTGGGTACCAGCGTGACCGACACCGCCGACGCCGTCGCCGGCCAGTGGTATCAGCTCACCGCCGTCAGCACGGGCGGGGTTTTGCGGCTTTACGTCAACGGCGTGCTGAGCGGTCAGAGCGTTTTGAGCGGTCACGATCTGGACCTGGGAGCGGGGCTGCTGACGATCGGGCAGGGCTTCGAGGGCACGATCGCCGAGGTGGCGCTGTACGACCGCCCGCTGGGGACGGTCGAGGTGATGACGCAGTACCAGGCGGCGGGCAACCGCGTGGTGGCCGGCAACGTGCAGGTCGCCGGCGCGACCGACCCCAACAACAATACCGTCGGCGCGGTGACCATTCCTCAGCAGGCGTACCCCGGCCTGGGCGTCAGCTTGGCCAACGAGGGCGACATCGAGTTGACCAAGGCCGGCAGCGGATTGAAATACACCGACGGCGTGCTGATGGCCACGGTTCGCCAGGGCATGCGCGACGGCGTCGTCGGCACGGTCGAGGTCGGGCGCAACAGCTTTGGGACGGGCTTCATGGCGTTGTCCACGACGCAAGCCGGAGCCGAACTCAACGAGATCAACATCAACACGGCTGTGGCGTGGTTCCCCTTCAGCGGCGGCTGGATCGGCGGGCACGTCGACACGACCGGCACGATCATCGCCGGCAACGGCGTGACGCAGTCGATGCTGACGGTGACCGGCGGCGAGGTGGGTCGCAGCACGCTGAACCTGGGCGTCGACTCGCGAACCGACGGGCTGCTGCTGGCCATCGGGGGGGCGAACTGGTACAACGTGGTGCAGACGGGCGTGCTGGCCGACGGCAGCGGGTGGGACATCCGCGTGCAGACCAACACGGCCGACTTCCTCTCTCCCGGCTCCAGCACGTCGGACTTCTCGTTCGTCTACCTGCCGGGAGACACCCCGGGCCTGATCGGCGGGCGCTACGACGGGTATGAGATGAGCAATCTGCTGTCCTTCGGTGATTTCACGATGGTGACGCTGGGCGCCGGGACGTACCGCCTGACCATCGACGGCCAGTCGCCCGAGACGGGCATGCTGCTGCTGAGCGATTCGTTCGAGGTGACCTCCGGCGGTCGCACCGCTCCCGACGACAACATTCTCTGCTACGAATCGGACGGCAACGGCGGGTTCCTGATCTACTCTCGCGACCTGCCGGGTCTGAACCTGCAGCACACGCAGTTTGCCTGGGCGTTTGTGAGCTTCGACGAACCGCTGGGCCTGGGCGAGGTTCACCCCGTGCCCGAGCCGGTCTCGCTGCTGATGATGCTCGGCGTCGCGGCGCCGATCCTCCTGCGGCGAAAGAGATAAGCAGCGGAATACGCGGCGTCACGACCGGGCGAGTTGATAGATCGCGAACCCGTCCTCCTTGCCGATGTACGCTTTCTCGTCCACGAGCTTCCAGTCCGGCGACTGGTCGAACAGGCGCCGGTGCTCGCAATGGAGGTACAGCACATAGACGTCGTGGCGATGGTCCCCGGCCCATCGCTTGAGGTTTGCCAGCAGCTTGGTAAGCACGACATCGTCGAAGGGAGCATACAGGTAGCATACCAGGGGAGAGTCCGGCAACTGGTAGACCGTCGCATCCGTGCAGATGGACTCCAGACAAGCGCACTTTTGTGTCGGGGACTTGTAGACCGCGATATTGTTGACGGCGACGCGATGCATCTCGACAGCAAACTCCACGCCGATGATCCGCTTGAACGGGTAATCCGACGCCAGCAGAAGCGTGCGGCCCTTGCCCGAACCGAAGTCGATGAACGTGAATTGTGAATGATCGATAGGCACCCGCGCCAGGATGCCCCGGAAGATGTTGGTGTCCGAGGGCAGGTATTCGCGTGCGTGGTCCTCGTGCTCGGCAGGGACGGTAAGAGCCCCGATCGGGATGAAGCCGGTGGTGTCGGTGCCGTACTGTTTGTCAAAACTATGATCGAAGTGCTGCCTGCGGATGGCCTTCGAATTGAACGGCAGTTTGGCGTAGATGACCGCATTCCTCCACGCCAGACGCACAAAGCCGATCGGTCCGCGTTTGCGCCACGCCCGTTTGATCCGTCCCCAGACGGTTGAGTGTTTCTTCTCCATGATCGGATTTTGCCCCCAGATGGTTCCGTGGGAATGATAGCGCCCAACGGCCGCCATGGCACTCGATCAAGAGATCATTTCAACGATCAGATCGATCTCTACGGGCGAATTGAGCGGCAACTCAGCGGCGCCTGTGGCGCAGCGCGTGTGCGTGCCCGCTGCCGGACCGAACAGCTCCAGCAGCAGCTCGCTGGCGGCGTTGGCGACTTTGGGTTGATCCGTAAATCCCGCTGAGGAATTGACGAACACGTTCATGCGAACGATCCGGCGGATCGCGTCGAGAGAGCCGGCCACGGCCGCCACTGCCGCCAGGGCATTGAGCACCGCCTGGCGGGCGCACGCTGCGGCCAAGTCCAGCGGCACCTGCACGGGCACCTTGCCGGCGCCCAGCAGTTCGCCCGCGGCCATCGCTATCTGACCTGACGTGAAGACGAGATTGCCGCTGCGCAGGGCCGGCGCGTACAGGCCGACGGCCTTGGGCGGGGTGGGCAATCTCAGGCCCAGTTGTTCAAGCTTCTGCTGGGGGTTCATCGGCAGGCTCGTCTCTCTGCGGCATGGGCGCCTCGCCCATGCTCTGGGGTGGCATGGGCGTCTCGCCCATGCTCTGGGGTGGCATGGGCGTCTCGCCCATGCTCTCTGGATGTGAATCGGGGTGGTCAGGGACACGCACAACGGAGTTGTGCGTGGCACCCGTCTCGCCCGTGCTCTCTGTTGCCGTCGGCGGGTCGGGGTTGAGCACGACTTGGATCTCGCCGAAGTTGGCGTCCTGGCCGACGATGATCGACTTCTGCCGCACCAGTTCCAGCAGCGCCAGGAAGAGGCCGATGATCTCGCTGCGCGAGGTGCGGCCGTGGAAGATCTGGCTGAAGCTCAGGGCCCCTTCGCGGGCGAGGCGGTCGAGGATATCCTGCGAGTGCAGTTCCTGGGGCGTGTCGTCGTAGATGACCTCGTGCTGGCGGGCGGTCTGGCCGATGGCGTCCATCAGCCGCCCGAACGCCGAGAGCAGGTCCCAGATCTGGACGTCTTCGAGGTCCAGCGCCGATTCGTCCTGCCCGCCCACGTGCCCCGGTCGGCGTGGAAATTTCATGGCCTGCTGGGCGGCCGCGTCGGCCAGGTCAAACGCGGCGTCTTTGAACGCCTTGTATTGCAGGAGCTGTCGGACCAGTTCGGCACGGGGGTCGATCTCGAGGCCTTCCTCGCCGCCTTCCTCGGGCGGCGGGGCCGGCAGAAGCATGCGGGTCTTGATTTCCATCAGTGTCGCGGCCAGGACGAGGAAGTCGCCCACGACGTTGGGGTCCAACGCCTTGAGCACCTCGACGTGCTCGATGTACTGCTGGGTGATCCGGGCGATGGGGATGTTGTGGATGTCGACCTCGTCGCGGCGGATGAGGTACAGCAGCAGGTCCAGCGGACCGGCGTAGATGTCGAGGTTGACGCGGTAGTCGCTCACTAGGTTTTCACCGAATCGAGCATGACGACCGCCACCGGGCCGAACAGCAGCACCGGCAGCCACGCCGTCAGCGTCGGCGAGAGGGCGGCGTACTGGCAGATGTAGATGAAGGCATAGAATCCCACGCCCATCGTCACGCCCAGCAGGGTCGAGGCCTTGAGATTCCGCTCGCGCGAGAGCATGAACGGCACGACCAGCAGCAGCAGGATCAGGCTGTTGAACGGCTCGGCGAAGCGCAGGTGCTTGGTCAGCATCGCCCGCCGCGTGAGGTTGGGCAGCGCCCCGCTTTCCAGCATCGCCCCGAGCTGGGCGGTCGAGAGATAGTCCAGCCACCGCGTGTTCTGGCGCAACTGCAGTTCCTTGCTCGTCAGGTCCGACGGGCAGAACACGCTCCCGCCGGTCAGGGTCCACTGACCGCCCTGATCTTCCACGGCCCGATCCGCCGTAATCACCGCCAGGATGCGGTTGTCGGCCCCGCCGCGAAAGATGAACTGCGGCTTGACCAGGATCGACGGGCGGTCCTTGGCGACCGCCGCGGCGCCGCTGACGAACTCGCGAGCCCGCACGTGCATGTTGGACAGCGCGTCCACGCGCTCCACCAGCGAAAGGCCCTTCGCGTTACGCATGTAGCCGGCGTCTTTGGCCGGCGGCAGCGCCCGGCCGTCCATCGACTTGACCAAGTGGTCCAGGTAAGGCTTGGCCGTGACGGAGGTGACGATGGCCTGGCTGTTGGCCAGTTGCATCGGGTTGCCGCTGGTGCGATAGCTGGTGAGCTTTCCGCCGGCGATGAACCATCCGGTCAGGACCTCGCCCGCGGCGGCGGGGTCCGGTCGCAGCAGTTCGAGCTGCCCGGATTTGGCGCTCTGACCGGAGATCATGGCCAGACCGCGGAAATCGGGGCGCTTGTCGTCATTGGCATCCTCTCGAAGGACCACCAGCGGATTGGCCATCACCCCAGTGAGGGCGTCGAACTCGCTGGAGTACCAGGTCGAGTTCGAGCCGTCGGGCGTCAGGAACACCTGCAGGAGCTTGTTTTCGGAGAAGGAGTCGCGGTCGGCCGACAGCAGCGGTCCCAGCGGCGGGATGACGATTTCCTGGTTGATGATATTGAGCCCGCTCAGACCCAGCGCGCAGAGGATGATCGGCAGGATGACGCGGTGGAGGCTTCGCCCCGAGGCCAGAATCGCCGTCAGTTCGTTGGTTCGGTTCATCGTGTACAGCGTCGTCAGGGCGCCGAAGACGATGATGGCCTTGCCCAGTTGCTGGAAATACACCGTCGACCAGGCGGAGTAATACTCCATCGCCCGCCCGAGCGTTGCGCTGACGCCGCCGGAGCCTTTGTTGAACTCGTCGAGGTTGATGAACAGGTCGATCACGATGCGCAGCGACATCATCACGACGAACCACATGAACGTGGTCGTCAGGAAGGTGCGCACAATGTAGCGATCCAGGATCTTCATCCCTCACCTGCGACAGAGATTCACCAATACCGCCGCCGTCGCCAGCGTCATGCCCGCCACGCTGCCCCAGGCCAGGCCCAGACCCACCGCCGTGCTGTTGATGCCCGTGTCGCTGATCATCTGCGTACCCCGGATCACCAGGATCAGCATCACCGACCCCAGCACCGCCGTGATCACGAAGGCCGTCAGGATCTGCCCGCCGCGAAGCAGCAGTCCCATCGCGGCGCCCATCGCCACCAGGATAAAGCAACTGCACGCCATCGCCAGGCGGCGGTGGATCTCGGCGGTGATCTTCGACCGCACGCTGTGCAGCTTCTTCTTCAGACTCGCCACGTGACGCGAGCCGCTGCGCACGACCTTCGGGTCGCCGTTGGCGATCGTCGCGTCGCCGATGTCCTCGACTTCCTTGAGCGTCGAGG from Planctomycetaceae bacterium includes:
- a CDS encoding LamG-like jellyroll fold domain-containing protein — translated: MASKTMTIAAIAAVLLACSAKARADADPPAAGAFTLVIMPDTQSYTQHDTGLLYAQTQWIADHVTSNAIAGVIQVGDLTQNNYSTEWATVRGAMDSLNGVVPYVLSTGNHDYGPCGDSSTRNTTFNSAAYFGDGTPYATQASIGGFFESGKTDNSYSTFTAAGKEWIVLSLEFAPRDSVVAWADQVLTAHPDAKAIITTHAYLDSTELRYDWDAYGAAQEASPRSYGLAALGGGANDGQDLWDSLVSKHNVAFVFSGHALGDGAARNSVVNDTGTTTHEIMANFQDGVTGSTNGGNGYLRLVEIVSADIDIVHVRTYSPSLDAYLTGPQQDFLLMPTVDTQGKLSPQVVIDQAPVLYHRLSAESGSGVTNYGSGGASLNAAYSGSGNASQFDGSEVVVTDSPVAAMSQWSVSAWVRSASAAGAQTVFSTGSGAWNDAVLLGLSPDASTAADRWAVIHQDDQTHLGTSVTDTADAVAGQWYQLTAVSTGGVLRLYVNGVLSGQSVLSGHDLDLGAGLLTIGQGFEGTIAEVALYDRPLGTVEVMTQYQAAGNRVVAGNVQVAGATDPNNNTVGAVTIPQQAYPGLGVSLANEGDIELTKAGSGLKYTDGVLMATVRQGMRDGVVGTVEVGRNSFGTGFMALSTTQAGAELNEININTAVAWFPFSGGWIGGHVDTTGTIIAGNGVTQSMLTVTGGEVGRSTLNLGVDSRTDGLLLAIGGANWYNVVQTGVLADGSGWDIRVQTNTADFLSPGSSTSDFSFVYLPGDTPGLIGGRYDGYEMSNLLSFGDFTMVTLGAGTYRLTIDGQSPETGMLLLSDSFEVTSGGRTAPDDNILCYESDGNGGFLIYSRDLPGLNLQHTQFAWAFVSFDEPLGLGEVHPVPEPVSLLMMLGVAAPILLRRKR
- a CDS encoding class I SAM-dependent methyltransferase translates to MEKKHSTVWGRIKRAWRKRGPIGFVRLAWRNAVIYAKLPFNSKAIRRQHFDHSFDKQYGTDTTGFIPIGALTVPAEHEDHAREYLPSDTNIFRGILARVPIDHSQFTFIDFGSGKGRTLLLASDYPFKRIIGVEFAVEMHRVAVNNIAVYKSPTQKCACLESICTDATVYQLPDSPLVCYLYAPFDDVVLTKLLANLKRWAGDHRHDVYVLYLHCEHRRLFDQSPDWKLVDEKAYIGKEDGFAIYQLARS
- a CDS encoding RidA family protein; the protein is MNPQQKLEQLGLRLPTPPKAVGLYAPALRSGNLVFTSGQIAMAAGELLGAGKVPVQVPLDLAAACARQAVLNALAAVAAVAGSLDAIRRIVRMNVFVNSSAGFTDQPKVANAASELLLELFGPAAGTHTRCATGAAELPLNSPVEIDLIVEMIS
- a CDS encoding segregation/condensation protein A, with translation MSDYRVNLDIYAGPLDLLLYLIRRDEVDIHNIPIARITQQYIEHVEVLKALDPNVVGDFLVLAATLMEIKTRMLLPAPPPEEGGEEGLEIDPRAELVRQLLQYKAFKDAAFDLADAAAQQAMKFPRRPGHVGGQDESALDLEDVQIWDLLSAFGRLMDAIGQTARQHEVIYDDTPQELHSQDILDRLAREGALSFSQIFHGRTSRSEIIGLFLALLELVRQKSIIVGQDANFGEIQVVLNPDPPTATESTGETGATHNSVVRVPDHPDSHPESMGETPMPPQSMGETPMPPQSMGEAPMPQRDEPADEPPAEA
- a CDS encoding LptF/LptG family permease produces the protein MKILDRYIVRTFLTTTFMWFVVMMSLRIVIDLFINLDEFNKGSGGVSATLGRAMEYYSAWSTVYFQQLGKAIIVFGALTTLYTMNRTNELTAILASGRSLHRVILPIILCALGLSGLNIINQEIVIPPLGPLLSADRDSFSENKLLQVFLTPDGSNSTWYSSEFDALTGVMANPLVVLREDANDDKRPDFRGLAMISGQSAKSGQLELLRPDPAAAGEVLTGWFIAGGKLTSYRTSGNPMQLANSQAIVTSVTAKPYLDHLVKSMDGRALPPAKDAGYMRNAKGLSLVERVDALSNMHVRAREFVSGAAAVAKDRPSILVKPQFIFRGGADNRILAVITADRAVEDQGGQWTLTGGSVFCPSDLTSKELQLRQNTRWLDYLSTAQLGAMLESGALPNLTRRAMLTKHLRFAEPFNSLILLLLVVPFMLSRERNLKASTLLGVTMGVGFYAFIYICQYAALSPTLTAWLPVLLFGPVAVVMLDSVKT